In Helianthus annuus cultivar XRQ/B chromosome 9, HanXRQr2.0-SUNRISE, whole genome shotgun sequence, the following are encoded in one genomic region:
- the LOC110875198 gene encoding receptor-like protein 2, with translation MSFVSFLIILILIFPTLADADCNPDEKDSLLSFATNFPNLNWSSTEDCCSWAGISCDEKRYRVIRLSIPDRGLRGVIPSSLQNLTSLSFLNLSCNFLSGPIPDGLFSSFNNLHTIDLSYNMLSGQLPHTWPATLQVLNLSSNHFDGTIQTTNLQSFQSMITFNISNNSFTGTIPPICTNSPALVKLDFSMNHFTGISPKGSRNYLMGKIDESITNLTNLRSLVLSDNMLSGSIPHNIGKLSLLEKLELHTNLLNGMLPLSLVNCTKLQLLILRFNSLGGRLSDFDFSGFSQLTKVDLNRNQFSGVLPKSLFSCRSLTAIRLSRNKLEGEISPDILELPSLSFLSLSMNIFKNLSQALNILSRLGKLTTLILNGNFFNETLPASGISGFQELNVMQLGDCMLFGQVPIWLMSLTNIEHVNLSDNNINGKIPGWLQYLPNLFFLDLSKNLLSGGLPVELTRLPALATHQVLDQVKNDKFELPMFKVRLHGSSWQYNCLASYRPLLDLSYNNLSGDIPVEIGNMKSIQALYLSNNYFSGTIPSSISNLTNLETLELSHNLLSGEIPTSLTSLNFLSSFNVAYNNLQGSVPTGRQFDTFSNQSYEGNPRLCGPPLQKSCSKRSDPSSPPSGHKKGLDSEMIYGPLLGFCFGFGIILTCQLHCMLSERTILPRWIHRYFIWA, from the exons ATGAGTTTTGTTAGCTTCTTGATTATACTCATCctcatcttccccacacttgctgATGCAGATTGCAACCCTGATGAGAAAGATTCCCTCTTGTCCTTCGCAACCAACTTTCCCAACCTCAACTGGTCTTCTACCGAAGATTGCTGCTCATGGGCTGGAATCTCTTGTGATGAAAAAAGATATCGAGTCATCCGCTTATCCATCCCTGATAGAGGCCTTCGCGGTGTCATCCCTTCTTCTCTTCAAAATCTCACCTCTCTCTCTTTCCTCAACCTGTCTTGTAATTTCCTTTCTGGTCCCATCCCTGATGGACTTTTCTCGTCTTTCAACAACCTGCACACCATTGACTTGAGCTATAATATGCTTTCTGGACAGTTACCTCACACCTGGCCTGCTACCCTTCAAGTGCTCAATCTCTCCAGCAATCATTTCGATGGGACAATTCAAACTACCAATCTCCAGTCGTTTCAAAGCATGATCACTTTTAATATTAGCAATAACAGCTTCACAGGCACTATTCCTCCTATATGCACCAATTCACCGGCTTTAGTCAAGCTTGATTTCTCTATGAACCACTTCACTGGAATATCCCCCAAGGGTTCG AGAAATTATCTTATGGGCAAGATTGATGAAAGCATTACCAACCTCACAAACCTTAGGAGTCTTGTCTTGTCTGATAACATGTTGTCCGGTTCCATCCCTCATAATATCGGGAAGCTATCATTGTTGGAGAAACTCGAACTTCACACTAATCTACTCAATGGAATGCTACCTTTGTCATTGGTGAATTGCACGAAGCTTCAACTGCTTATCTTGAGGTTCAACTCTTTAGGTGGCAGGCTTTCCGATTTTGATTTCTCCGGTTTCAGTCAACTCACCAAAGTTGACCTCAACAGAAATCAATTCAGCGGGGTGCTACCTAAAAGCCTTTTCTCATGCAGATCACTTACCGCCATTCGGCTATCAAGAAATAAACTAGAGGGGGAAATCTCACCTGACATACTTGAACTGCCATCACTGTCCTTTCTCTCGCTTTCAATGAATATCTTCAAGAATCTCAGTCAAGCATTGAATATTCTTAGCAGACTTGGGAAACTCACCACTCTCATCCTCAATGGTAATTTCTTCAACGAAACACTACCTGCTTCAGGAATTTCAGGGTTTCAAGAGCTTAACGTCATGCAACTCGGTGATTGCATGTTGTTTGGTCAAGTTCCAATTTGGCTGATGTCACTAACGAACATTGAGCATGTCAACCTCTCTGATAATAACATCAATGGCAAAATTCCTGGATGGTTACAATATCTTCCAAATCTTTTTTTTCTCGATTTATCTAAAAATTTACTCTCAGGAGGTTTGCCTGTAGAGCTTACTAGACTTCCAGCACTTGCAACACATCAAGTTCTGGATCAagtaaaaaatgataaatttgaaTTACCTATGTTTAAAGTACGACTACATGGGTCCAGTTGGCAGTATAATTGTCTAGCCTCCTACCGCCCTTTGCTGGACCTTTCTTACAATAACCTGAGTGGAGACATACCAGTTGAGATTGGCAATATGAAGTCTATTCAAGCTCTTTATCTGAGTAATAACTATTTCTCTGGCACCATTCCCAGTTCAATTTCAAACCTCACAAACCTGGAAACACTAGAGCTCTCTCACAATCTTTTATCTGGTGAGATCCCAACGTCCCTTACAAGCTTGAACTTCTTGTCTTCTTTCAATGTTGCATACAACAATCTGCAAGGTTCAGTACCAACCGGGCGCCAATTTGACACCTTTTCAAACCAAAGTTATGAAGGCAATCCACGATTATGTGGTCCCCCCTTGCAAAAGTCTTGTAGCAAACGATCAGATCCTTCTTCTCCTCCTTCAGGACATAAGAAAGGCCTTGACTCGGAAATGATCTATGGACCACTCCTCGGGTTTTGTTTTGGATTTGGGATCATTCTCACATGTCAATTACACTGCATGCTGTCAGAAAGAACGATTCTCCCTAGATGGATCCATAGGTACTTCATATGGGCATGA